One genomic region from Streptomyces venezuelae encodes:
- a CDS encoding FG-GAP repeat domain-containing protein, whose protein sequence is MKINRRQRVLKGALVATAVAVATATVAGTASAAPAAAETPVFEMYGVHKTTNDLYVWNPNTTGGFSAGVPLASDAGDIADIIVADNNNDGFGEAEWTLYKNGRLDFFSFEGQAEDANTVGRGWNIYKTVISPGNFGGAQQADLLGVDTAGVLWSYLSYPDGRLTARTKVGGGWNIYNQIAGQGDLTGDGKADIVARDTAGVLWLYKGTGNYRAPFAPRTKVGSGWNAFNRILSTGDINFDGKADLIARKADGKLFRYSGTGNAAAPFKPAVQINTGMQNFNLL, encoded by the coding sequence ATGAAGATCAATCGTCGTCAGCGTGTGCTCAAGGGCGCGCTCGTCGCCACCGCCGTCGCCGTCGCGACGGCCACCGTCGCCGGTACGGCCTCCGCCGCGCCCGCCGCGGCGGAGACGCCCGTGTTCGAGATGTACGGCGTCCACAAGACGACCAACGACCTCTACGTGTGGAACCCCAACACCACCGGTGGCTTCAGCGCCGGGGTTCCCCTGGCGAGCGACGCCGGCGACATCGCCGACATCATCGTCGCCGACAACAACAACGACGGTTTCGGCGAGGCCGAGTGGACGCTCTACAAGAACGGGCGTCTGGACTTCTTCTCGTTCGAGGGGCAGGCCGAGGACGCGAACACCGTCGGCCGCGGCTGGAACATCTACAAGACGGTCATCTCGCCCGGTAACTTCGGCGGTGCCCAGCAGGCCGACCTGCTCGGTGTCGACACGGCCGGTGTGCTGTGGAGCTACCTGTCCTACCCGGACGGCCGCCTCACCGCCCGCACGAAGGTCGGCGGCGGCTGGAACATCTACAACCAGATCGCGGGCCAGGGCGACCTGACCGGTGACGGCAAGGCCGACATCGTCGCCCGTGACACGGCGGGTGTCCTGTGGCTCTACAAGGGCACGGGCAACTACCGGGCCCCGTTCGCCCCCCGCACGAAGGTCGGCAGCGGCTGGAACGCGTTCAACCGCATCCTGTCGACCGGTGACATCAACTTCGACGGCAAGGCGGACCTGATCGCCCGCAAGGCGGACGGCAAGCTCTTCCGCTACTCGGGCACGGGCAACGCCGCGGCCCCGTTCAAGCCGGCGGTCCAGATCAACACCGGTATGCAGAACTTCAACCTGCTCTAG